DNA sequence from the Stenotrophomonas sp. 24(2023) genome:
AACGGCAACCGCCCGCACACTGGGTCGGGCCGGAACCGGGCAGTTCACTGGGCAAGCGTGCGACCGCCCGCGTCATCAGCTGGCTGCCGATCGAATCCCAGCTGTAGCGATCACGCCGGCGGGCAGGTGGCTTCGTCCACGTCGCCCAGCGTTTCCACGCTGCGCCCGTGCAGGCGCCGCCAGGCCCAGCGCAGGGCATGCAGGGGCACGTCCGGCGACTGCTCCAGCAGCGCCAGCATCTGCCCCTGGGTGGCCCGGCCATGCCGGCACAGCAGGCTGGCGGCGGCGGCCGCGCTGCCAAACCGCAGGCTCGCCGCCAGGGGGCCGCTGGCCTGTGCCTGCAGTGCCGGGTGCACCGGCTCGGGCAGCTCCCAGGCGGCCGCGACACGCTGTGCCACCGGCAGTGACCAGCGCTGCAACAGCCGCAGTGCCAGCGCCGTGGGAATCTCCTGGCCGCCGGCGCTGGCCAGCTGCGTCAGCTGCCGCATCACCAACGCGGTACCCAGGCCCTGGGTCAGGCCCAGCCACTGTGCGGCAAACGCATCGCCCCCGCTGACCGCGCGCGCGTGGTCGGCCGCCCCGCGCGAGGCCAGCAGCGCATGCTCCCAGATGATGCTGCTGAACTGTGGAAACTGTGGGCACTGCACCTCCATCACCGGCTGCACCAGCACGGCACTGATGATCTGCCGCACGCCTTCGGTGCCCACCAGGGTGACGGCACGCTGCAGGCTTTCCACCGGCCGTTCATGCACCTTGTAGGCGGGGCTGTTGGCGATGCGCAGCAGGTTGCCGGTCAGCACCGGGTCCTGGCCGATGATGGCGGCCATCACCCGCGCCGAGCCAGCATCATCATTGACCGTCTGGATCAGCTGCGGCAGCAGCTGCGGCCGCCGTGGCAGCTGCCGGCTGGCCCAGTCGCGGGCCAGCAGCGCCTGCACCACGGCCTGCTCCAGTGCCGCCGCGCCGGCCGGCTCGTCTTCACTGGCCTGGCGCGGGGACAGGGCCAGCGCATGCAGGCCCTGCTGCAGCTGCGCGTGCACCTGGCCCAGTGGCAACCGCTCCGTTGCCAGGTCTGCGGCCGCCCGCGCCTGCCGGGGACGCTCGGCCTGGCGCGGCGGGGCCGTGCCGAACACGGCCTGCAGCCACGCACGTGCACACTGCCACGCCGATGTCGCGACCTGCGCGCTCATGGCCTTGCTTTCCTTCGCCGCATCCCCGCTGCCACTGCCCCTGCCACCGTCCACACCCTCCGGTCCGGCCCTCTCCGCCGTTGTGGCTGCATCGGCCGCATCTTCATCTTCTTTAACCACCGGCCCGCCCCGGCCAGGGGCCCGGCACGCGCCCGGCGAATGGACTAGAATGGCGCCGCGCGACCCGTCCCGAATGCTGACGACGTCGCTTTTTTTGTTTTGGGACCCTACCGTTTGCTGGCACGTTCACCGCCGATCGCGGATGTTCATGCCATCGGAGACGCCATGCTTTTTGAAACCCTCGCCAGCACCGGCCACGAACAGGTGGTGTTCTGCCACAACCACGATGCCGGCCTGCGCGCCATCATCGCCATCCACAACACCACCCTGGGACCGGCCCTGGGTGGGGTGCGCATGCGCCCCTACGCCAGCACCGATGAGGCGCTGGCCGATGTGCTGCGGCTGAGCCGCACGATGACCTACAAGAACGCTCTGGCCGGCCTGAACGTGGGCGGTGGCAAGGCGGTCATCATCGGTGACCCGAAGGCCGAGAAGAGCGAAGTGCTGTTCCGCGCCTTCGGCCGCTACGTCGATTCGCTCGGCGGGCGCTACATCACCGCCGAGGACGTGGGCACCGACGTCAACGACATGGAAAACATCTACCTGGAAAGCCAGTTCGTCACCGGCGTGCACCAGGTCCATGGCGGCTCGGGCGACCCGGCGCCGTTCACCGCCTATGGCGCGCTGCAGGCCTTGATGGCGTCGCTGCGGGTCAAGTTCGGCCACGAGGAAGTGGGCAAGACCA
Encoded proteins:
- a CDS encoding HDOD domain-containing protein — encoded protein: MSAQVATSAWQCARAWLQAVFGTAPPRQAERPRQARAAADLATERLPLGQVHAQLQQGLHALALSPRQASEDEPAGAAALEQAVVQALLARDWASRQLPRRPQLLPQLIQTVNDDAGSARVMAAIIGQDPVLTGNLLRIANSPAYKVHERPVESLQRAVTLVGTEGVRQIISAVLVQPVMEVQCPQFPQFSSIIWEHALLASRGAADHARAVSGGDAFAAQWLGLTQGLGTALVMRQLTQLASAGGQEIPTALALRLLQRWSLPVAQRVAAAWELPEPVHPALQAQASGPLAASLRFGSAAAAASLLCRHGRATQGQMLALLEQSPDVPLHALRWAWRRLHGRSVETLGDVDEATCPPA